The following proteins are co-located in the Choristoneura fumiferana chromosome 23, NRCan_CFum_1, whole genome shotgun sequence genome:
- the LOC141441188 gene encoding zinc finger-containing ubiquitin peptidase 1-like gives MSTSPFPYTCELCGAEGLTDEGMRSHTMEAHVAGRPSCPFCDCCVPQPQLAGHVQRAHLHYLTPERELMAFIDDQSPGYDEDSKMTTTDSCSYNTPGSMNGWHSPESSASLHNGAISKTYQNGYQDKEYSEERSPKNINLTNGLKNINISNGVIPKKLSREGSREREMVNGHDKKHSSPSHNSRSYEGSPNKNKLTMASAGQGSPLRSQLALKLKPNTPKKSAPTPSPTVQCLLCDFTSTCPRKLEEHINRAHFDLTSPSVLGNANSNNVNPTLTLGNPTLTLDNPTLDNPTLNLDNPTLAYSAMALSPGPHSSTYQCPICEREFTNGSEVEVHVNVEHRDILSPQKSDQVDNASCDDVVMMEESPVSNCPVCCQPLPLSQHELIQHIEEHFERGEDCGAASLSAAEREAQRNREEHEFQMLRAQYGMEEDEEGYTNRASNSLKRAVYSGALSVAGYYERSVGLRRASASGLDTGCSRTSGILERIAQLNAQNPSIVKTYLCSAGDHYASTYGDRGWGCGYRNMQMVLSSLVKHPQYSALLSCVTEQEECAPSIPRLQLLVERAWQMGFDTQGSEQLGCKLHNTRKWIGACEVVTVLSSLRIRCQLIDFHKPTSADGGHPALFDWVLRYFTEDPGGFKAPLYLQHQGHSRTIIGYEKHKDGKATLLVLDPSHSPAQVRQVVMGAACACAAALRLLRRGAPALRARQYQLLAVTGVMASQQEYESQY, from the exons ATGTCGACCAGCCCCTTCCCCTACACCTGCGAGCTCTGCGGAGCCGAGGGTCTCACGGATGAAGGCATGCGCTCCCACACCATGGAGGCCCACGTGGCCGGGCGCCCCTCCTGCCCCTTCTGCGACTGCTGCGTGCCTCAGCCGCAGTTGGCGGGCCACGTTCAGAGAGCGCATCTGCATTATCTAACGCCGGAACGAGAGCTCATGGCGTTCATTGATGATCAGAGTCCTGG GTACGATGAGGACTCCAAAATGACAACGACAGACAGTTGCAGCTACAATACTCCCGGCTCGATGAACGGCTGGCACAGCCCCGAATCCTCCGCCTCCCTCCACAATGGAGCCATTTCTAAAACCTACCAGAACGGCTACCAAGATAAAGAGTATTCGGAAGAGAGGTCACCGAAGAATATTAACTTGACGAATGGGCTCAAGAATATTAACATCAGTAACGGGGTGATTCCGAAGAAATTGAGCCGTGAAGGTTCGAGAGAGAGGGAGATGGTCAACGGGCACGATAAGAAAC ATTCGAGTCCGAGTCACAACTCCAGAAGTTATGAAGGATCGCCGAATAAAAACAAG TTAACAATGGCAAGTGCTGGTCAAGGATCGCCGCTAAGATCGCAATTAGCTTTAAAACTGAAACCAAATACACCTAAAAAGTCGGCACCTACCCCCAGCCCAACAGTtcag TGTCTACTTTGTGATTTTACGTCAACATGCCCTCGAAAGTTAGAAGAGCATATAAATCGGGCACATTTCGACCTGACCTCGCCTTCTGTGTTGGGAAACGCTAACAGCAACAACGTGAATCCGACCTTAACGCTGGGCAATCCTACTTTGACATTGGACAATCCGACGTTGGATAATCCAACGCTGAACTTGGATAATCCCACGTTAGCGTACAGTGCAATGGCATTGTCTCCCGGTCCTCACAGTTCGACGTATCAGTGTCCGATTTGTGAGAGAGAATTCACAAATGGCTCGGAAGTAGAAGTGCATGTGAATGTGGAACACAGGGATATTTTAAGCCCACAGAAGTCG GACCAGGTGGACAATGCATCATGTGATGATGTAGTGATGATGGAAGAGAGTCCTGTCAGCAACTGCCCAGTGTGCTGCCAACCGCTGCCGTTGTCACAACATGAACTG ATCCAACACATTGAGGAGCACTTCGAGCGGGGCGAGGACTGCGGGGCTGCCTCGCTGAGCGCGGCGGAGCGCGAGGCGCAGAGGAACCGCGAGGAGCACGAGTTTCAGATGTTACGG GCCCAATACGGGATGGAGGAAGACGAGGAAGGCTACACGAACCGGGCCAGCAACAGCTTGAAACGCGCCGTGTACAGCGGGGCGCTCTCGGTGGCCGGCTACTACGAGCGCAGCGTGGGGCTGCGGCGCGCCTCGGCCTCCGGACTGGACACTGGATGCTCACGGACCAGCG GGATCCTGGAGCGGATAGCGCAGCTAAACGCACAGAACCCTAGCATAGTCAAGACATACCTGTGCAGTGCGGGGGACCATTACGCAAGCACTTACGGCGACCGCGGCTGGGGATGCGGCTACAG GAACATGCAAATGGTCCTCTCCTCACTCGTCAAGCATCCCCAATACAGTGCGCTACTTAGCTGCGTGACAGAGCAGGAGGAATGCGCGCCATCCATCCCCCGCTTGCAACTATTGGTGGAGAGAGCTTGGCAAATGGGTTTTGACACACAG GGCTCCGAGCAGTTGGGCTGCAAACTCCACAACACACGCAAGTGGATCGGCGCCTGCGAGGTGGTCACAGTCCTGTCGTCGCTCAGGATACG ATGCCAGCTGATCGACTTCCACAAGCCGACGAGCGCGGACGGCGGGCACCCCGCGCTTTTCGACTGGGTGCTCCGGTACTTCACAGAGGACCCCGGCGGCTTCAAGGCGCCGCTCTATCTGCAGCATCAAG GTCACTCGAGAACGATAATAGGGTACGAGAAACACAAAGACGGCAAAGCGACGTTATTAGTGTTGGACCCTTCGCACTCGCCCGCGCAA